The following coding sequences lie in one Thalassoglobus polymorphus genomic window:
- a CDS encoding RHS repeat domain-containing protein yields the protein MSLYFVLATPNPTEQVGRATLPLNRRTTSAYDSAGRQTLRIDARGNRTTYSYDAASQLLSRRYPDGSRATFAYDATGNRTLLENENVSVTATYDSLNRRDDVTTDYKI from the coding sequence TTGAGTCTCTACTTCGTACTCGCCACGCCCAATCCAACCGAACAAGTCGGCCGGGCCACCCTGCCGCTCAATCGCCGGACAACATCAGCTTACGATTCTGCTGGTCGTCAAACTCTCAGAATTGATGCACGTGGGAATCGCACAACCTACAGTTACGATGCTGCTTCTCAATTGCTCTCTAGACGCTATCCCGATGGTTCAAGGGCAACATTCGCATACGATGCCACTGGAAACCGGACGCTCCTAGAAAACGAAAACGTGAGTGTGACTGCAACGTACGATTCGTTGAATCGTCGTGATGATGTGACGACCGACTACAAAATTTGA
- a CDS encoding SRPBCC domain-containing protein — protein sequence MKPAIVNSDSDTQVKVVRSFDAPVDSVWKPFTDADLVRQWMLGPPGWSMPVCEMDFRVGGKYENVFCNEADGFKIAMVGHFREIETHSKIVQDEKHLIGDSPDDASQETVVTLTFQETDLGTTVTTLIEYASTTARDEALATGMGAAMEMGYCRIDELLAE from the coding sequence GTGAAACCAGCCATCGTGAACTCCGATTCTGACACACAGGTTAAGGTCGTCAGAAGCTTCGACGCGCCAGTTGACTCGGTTTGGAAACCTTTCACCGACGCGGACTTGGTTCGTCAATGGATGCTCGGACCGCCGGGCTGGTCGATGCCCGTCTGCGAAATGGACTTTCGAGTCGGCGGCAAGTACGAAAACGTATTTTGCAATGAAGCAGACGGTTTTAAGATTGCAATGGTCGGTCACTTTCGCGAAATCGAAACGCATAGCAAGATCGTTCAAGACGAAAAGCACTTGATCGGCGATTCACCAGACGACGCAAGCCAGGAAACGGTCGTCACCCTCACCTTTCAGGAGACGGACCTGGGAACGACGGTCACCACGTTGATCGAGTATGCATCAACAACGGCCCGCGATGAGGCCCTGGCGACCGGAATGGGAGCTGCAATGGAGATGGGATACTGCCGCATCGATGAACTCTTAGCTGAGTGA